The nucleotide sequence TACTGTATTTCACAATGCTTTGTGTCGTAAAAAagataatgtaatataatcaaAGGATATTAAATAATCATAAtgagatttttatttgtatagctaCCATTAAGATCCTATTGCTGAATAAGGTGAAAGTGAGGAATTACTAAACACAAATTGCGCGATATTCACGTATTTGAACAAGCTGAAAAATTGGTTTCTTGGGAAACCAAGAAAATGATTATTAACTCAGCATTAGTAGTACTTTTCCATAAATATTTGACTTGCCTCCTGATCAACAAACACTGGTCATGATGCTTGGATGAAGCACTTGTCGCCTCCCTGGCTCGCACAAAGAAAAGGGGTCAGTGTTAAAATAGTTCCGCCAATCAGAGCAGCCCACGTTTCTGGACAAACACGGAAGTGTGAGATGTGGACCAATCAAAGGCATTTATTGCAGAAAGAGGAAAGCCAGACGTTGCCTCCGGTCTGGAAGGTTTCGTTGACTCATCAAAGGGAGTCAGCTGTTAAACTTAGCCTCACTATGTTAACTGAAGGTATTTTAGCattgaatgtaaaacaattAGTCCCTTCTGTGCGGAGGAGCACATTTAAATCGCCACAATTTTATCAGGAACCACTCAGCTGCCGAATTTCCACACGGACTACTGTCAGACCGGGACCGTAAATAATATACAGTCGTCGCTGTTTTTGCGTTTCGGCAGCGGTAAAACGATGATTTAGTGTTAAAtataaaaggacaaaaaaaaaacagcatttcaaTGAATAAAACTTTTTGTACCAGTTGACGTGTGAGCAGAGCCGCTAAGTATTTCGCTTCCAGTTTGGAAAGTGTGGATGATTTCAGTGATGGATTCGTGTCGGCCGACGGGACTCAGCGGGCTCCTGTGTTCCCTTTCCCTGCTGTGTGTCATCCTGGACATCCAGCTGGACGGTAAGGCCGGTGTTACGAAGTTAAATGACTTTTAAAATACTTGTAATACCTTAGGTTACATGTACATAGCTTGAATATTGTGTCAGCTTTCTAACCTGCTTTTGAATGCTGCCCGGATGAGGTGACACTAATGGTATCGCCACCTTTCTGACATTGACCCCATGCTAATTCACACATGTGACTAGTTTACAGACACACAAGGTCCCCAGTGTGTTGCTTAGAAACCTACTTTTGACAACAAGACATTCATTATCTCAGTTAATCTAACGTACATATGTTAACTTCTAAGGTTGCAGGTATGGAATGAAATCTACTGCGTCTTAATgctttttaatttacagtattttctgcagtaTAAGGCGCATccaaagcctttcattttctcaaaaaccaacagtttgtcttatagtccagtgcgccttatagtgtggagaatactgtatgtattacaATTATTTGTTACGTAAAATACAGATATTTTTGGATCTTTTATGAGTTCTAAACACACTTTTTAATCCTTCTGATTCACAACTTTAATATTATgatgtttaaaatgtcaaaacccTGATAAGACAGACCACATTAAAAGACAATGTGATCTGCGGTTATAATTTACTTGAGCTGGCTGACTCGCTGATGTATTTGCAGTGAGGCTCAAGTTTGGTTTTATGTTTCAGGCGTCTTGGGGGCAACGCATGTGGAGATCGAGCACCACTTGGAGATGGGTCGCAAACTCTTGGCTGCCGGTCAGCTTGCTGAGGCCTTGTCCCACTACCACTCGGCTGTGGGTAAGGTTACACGCAGATATGCAGACACCCAAATGCCGAGACACATTTATGTTCCCGGGCCCGACTGACATTTTCAAGCTGCGTCGTGACTCCACTAACCTCTTATTACATCTGTCCACCTAGATGAGGAGTTTCTTGTCTTGTCATTCCAGAGGGAGACTCTAAGAATTACCTGACTTTCTATAAGCGAGCTGCAGTGTTCTTGGCAATGGGAAAATCCAAATCTGCCCTGCCAGACCTAACCAAAGCTATCCAGCTTAAACCTGATTTCCTTGCTGTAAGTCCACTTTGTCACAAcaagcaagaaaaaaatttccacttgtgttttttgtgatgtttctgtATCTTTTCTCTTTACATTCCTGCACTTTTAGGCCAGGATGCAGAGAGGGAATATCCTGTTAAAGCAAGGTAACACACAGGATGCCAGGGAGGATTTTGAAGCAGTGGTAAGTTAGTCCTAAATCGCTGCTGCTGTCCTTCCAGAAATCGGATTGAAACGCCCAGAATGATGTTTGTGGTTAAAGGAATCTCTCTTTTATCCTTTTTGCTCTCTTAGCTGCATCGCTCTCCGGAGAACGAGGAAgctcaggagcagctgatgaagACCAACGAGCTGgaagagctgcaggaggaggccCGTGACGCCTACCACCACGGGGACTATAGTGCTACCATCAACTTCTTAGAGAGAGTCATTGAGGTGTGTGACAGCTCTGGGATGGAGTAGGGTGATAGCAGCTACGGTTTGCATTTAAAGCCCTTCCATTACATTTTCTTCAACGCTGCAATATCTTCCTAGCTTTATGGTTGGACTGTTTaacataatattttaaatatctgtCCATAAAATCTGCAGAAAGGAGGCTTGAATGCTTTTTCCTGTTGAGATGAATTATTTTGCTTGTCTCTTCACCCTCTTTTAAAAGTTTCCATCTTCTCCAGATCTCTCCCTGGGATCCAGAGTCCCGGGAGCTTCGTGCAGAATGTTACATCCGAATGGGGGATCCACAGAAGGCCATCCAGGACTTGACGCCAACCACGAGGTTACGTAATGACAACCGGGCCGCCTTCCTGAAGCTCAGCATGCTGCACTACAGCCTCGGGGAACACCACGATTCTCTCAAGTAAGGCTTTCCCTGACGCTAAAATgcttggattttctttttttaagagcTCCTGCTTCACCTCCTTGTTCTGCTGCGATCGACATCGACTCTTAAGTCTTCGTTCCTTCCgtctgtttctgttcagtcaCATCCGAGAGTGTCTGAGGCTGGATCAGGATGACAAAGAATGTTTCAGTCATTACAAGCAGGTGAAAAAACTCAGCAAGCAGCTGGACTCAGCAGAGGAGCTCATTAAAATGGAGAGGTGGGTGTTTCTTTGTGAATTCTACACGTTTGTTTCTTAAACCATCATCTTTGAAAAAGGATACGTGCTTTAAAATATGTCTCCATTTGAGACGGAAATGCTGATTTAGAGTTGATAAGATGAAAAGCAGCAGAATTATATGCAGTTTTGAAACATGAATGGTTTTAGAGGTTTGATGGGTCAAGATCACAACTTTCATGCAATCCccttgacttgtttttttttactggattTTCTCCTTAACAACAACTAGGTATGAGGAAGCTATTGATAAGTACGAGTCTGTGATGAAGACGGAGCCAAATGTCCTACACTACACCAACCTAGCCAAAGAGAGGATCTGCTACTGCCTCGTAAAGGTGAGTCAGAGATGAGGATCTTGGTCCGTTCTGCGTCGTTGTCGTTGAGCCACACATTTACTGATCAACAGGAAAACTTTTTAGGTTGTGTGACAAACAGAACTCTCTTCTGACACATTATTCATCTCTTTTAACACTTGTAGATTAAGTTGGCTCATGAGGCGATAGACGTGTGTTCGGAGGCCCACCAGAGAGACCCCCGGAATGTCAACATCCTTCGAGACCGAGCGGAGGCTTACATCTTAAACCAGGAATATGAGAAAggtaagaaaatgaaacaggacttgtgtcaaaatatattttattttgcgATTTCTTTGTGTTTAGAAAGAAAACATACCAGGACAGAGAAAATTGTTATAGTTTATTAAAGTCCAGATGCAATCGGAGCAGCAGATGTCATTCATATATTTTAcaatatgtgtttgttttagccGTGGAGGACTACCAGGAGGCGAGAGAGTTTGAGGACAACCAGGAAATAAGAGAAGGGTTGGAACGAGCGCAGAAACTGCTCAAAGTCTCCCGTAAGAGGGATTATTACAAGATCCTTGGTGTCAGCAGGTAACTGATTTGCTTAATATTTGGCAAAAAGAAGCGTActtaatccatccatctaactCTCTTAAACGTTGTTCCCCTCAGGAATGCAAATAAGCAGGAAATCATCAAAGCATACAGGAAGTTAGCACAGCAGTGGCACCCCGACAACTTCCAGTCTGAGGCCGAGAAGAAAGACGCAGAGAAGAAGTTTATTGACATCGCTTCAGCGAAGGAGGTCCTCACCGACCCGGGTTAGTGGGCATTTATTCAGtcacacattttgaaaaaaaatggcattCATGCCAAGAGTTGGATAAAAAGATTGATGTTTACCTCAGTTTACCTTTTACCGTCTTAAATTTGTCTGTTGTCTCCAACATCTCTTCAGAAATGAGGCAGAAGTTTGACGCAGGGGAGGATCCCTTGGACCCAGAGAACCAGCAGGGTGGAGGGGGCAGAGAACAGGCCTGGCCTTTCCACTTCGATCCCTTTCAGTCCGGCGGCAGCTTCCACTTCAAGTTCCACCATAACTAGAGAGGACTCGATGGACTCGAGCGACGTCGGGACACCCGGGCGAAATCAGTCGCGGAGTCATAGACAAGTCTTCCTCAGAACTTGTGCGTTACCGTGGATACAGTTTTGTTGATTACTTGAAAGGTTGATTTTTAATACAGTGGGGGAAAAATGACCGCAAAAATACAGAAGTAAAACCGTGGCGACGGTCGGATGAACTTTTTGCTGCGGTCGGAGGAAATGAAGTCTTGACTTTTTGATCCTTTTTGAAATGAACAGGTGGTGGTTGGAAGCAGTCAGGTGGGACTTTCAGGGTGTCTGCTCTTATTACTTCTTTATTTGTGCCATTTTTGAACCTTTTATGAagaactcaatttttttttcacacactcCTGCTTCGACAAAAATAGGATTGTCGATTTCTGCTCagttttcttttgaaaagaATTCTACATTTACTGATCTCGGCCTGTATTTTTGACCATGTCAAACCTACTCCGAACGAGACAAACAAGCTTTTGATGCAtgacggggttttttttttttttaattaaaggaaATTTAAATAGTGTTTTGGAAGTCCTATGGATCTCAAATCAGTGCTGCTGTGATTGtttcagattctttttttattttgtgcagcCGTCTCATTGGAATCTTTTGTGACTTCAAATACTTGTGCAGAAATATGCTTCCAGCTATATTAACTTGGTTAAAACTCACAATACTAACGCGGTCTTAAAGATACTTGGGAGTTGATGTCAGAAGGTGTCATTTTGTTCTCGGTCACTCATTTCAAAGAAAACGTTTGGAAACTAGCCTTACATCTGAAAAAACTCCCCCCCAACACTCCATTTGTTCTCACTCCTGAAATATTACTGGTTTCTTAAATCCTTTTAAAGACTCCTTTAATGTGTCTTCAGTGGATATCTGAGCGCCTCATTTAGAAGGAGTTTACagaatgtatataatttataaatgGTATATTCCCACTTTCAAAACTAAACCTTTAAATGCCAACTTTTGTAAATAAGACCTCAGTTTTACATGTGAGTTTAACTGTAagttattattttgaatatttgaattttgGACTCAAActtaagttattttttttttccaggaatgGCCGAAGGATTGTAACGTCTTTGAATCTATCCACTGCTTGATTGTGTGAACCAAATGTATCGAGCTCTTTGTATTTAAATCGATTGAGTGGGGAAGGTTTGGTTTCTGGGTTTTCTGCTTTTAGTGGCTTCAGTTTTACTGCTGCCAAACCGACTGAGCTGATATGCTCAAATTAAAGATGTTAAAAGCTCAGAGTTGTCTTAATTCTTGATGCACATATACAACAGGCAGTGAAAACAGCATAATAtaagttaaatatgaattgaTGTTGATCTTCACTGATATTTATCTCAGACTTTTGAAATTTAAGAGGAATTAGAAATATGCTGCATTCCAATAACGCTTTAAAAAAAGCCACAGATATGAGAAACAGGCTCAAAAAGAATTCAAgaggtacttttttttttaaattccaagaCTTTTTCCTGTCAAAACCTTGATTGTAAAACCAGTTCAACGCTCATGAACATGAAGCACTTGTTACATCATATTCAACTAATACAAATGAACccaaataaaagctgaaatcAGAGTCCTTTTTTGTGACAAAATCTCAAATACAGCAATATTTTTCAAAGCTTATGAAACAGACCTTTGTGAAACAGAAATGAGAAAACCTTTCCTCAGGACACCATTTCAAGCCATGAGAAAACGGCTAAATCCACAAAGTGGACACAGGAGTCCACTATTTTATCCACAGAGGTGAAATGATCTCAGTCTAAGTCGTCCAGCTGACCCACTGAGTCTCTGAGTTCTGCATGTGGTTCAAACATCAATGGTTGGCTCCAAATCCTTGCGAGTCTTCCAAACTGTCTGCCTCAACTTCAATGGATACTATGTGGTGTCCTGGAATCATGGCCAGGCCCAGGACTCTGGGTTCCCCCTGGGAAAATGTGTCTGAAGACAAACAGGGATAAAGCAGACCATCATGAATACTGCCAAGGTTGACTGAGgtttttgtcacacacacaagaaataCTCTGGTTAATAGAATGTTGCAGCATGCATGCATTTCCTATAATTTTCCAGCTTCATCCTATTCACCATGAGTTTCCACTCACCGGTGGACTTGAGGAACTCCTGAGCCGACCCGAGGATGACGTTACAGTCTCGGTCTGTGCAGAGGAAAAGTCCAACTAACGTCCGTCCATCAGTCATGCGGATCCTCATGTTCTTGTTCAGGAGTCCATCTAGTCTCAGTCTGgcttgtgatgatgaggagactTCTGACGGTTCCTGGGTTTTGACAGAAACAGAGCAGAACgattaaaacaacatttaatgatGAAAGAAGCTGGAAAAACTCGAAGCTGTTTGCATCTGATGAGTCTCTAATCTGGGCAACAGCAGAGGCCCGTAGATCAAATGTAGCTTTTAGCTTTTCCAGTAATTGACATAGCTAATACGAACACTGTGCCTATTAATAAGAATTTGTGCACGCATGAGAAGTCCTAGCTACTATtcaatgattaataataatggtGTTCCGATGCTATAAACAATTACTAGCAACTATGCTGGATCGGGATATTAGCAAtctattacagtatttattaccATATCTGTATCTAGGAAACAGTACTTTGACTTTGTTGGTATAAATCTAGCTCAATCTTTGACGTTCACATGTATACTGTACGAAATAATCAGTCAGTAGCCATCATTTTCATAGTTTGCATTGATGATTGATCAGTTCCATTAGCGAGCTAACTCGTTAGCAAGTACTGTATAAGTGTACACATGAACGGTGATTAAAGATCGtgaatgtttttatataaaTCAATTAATCCTTCTCTTTAACGCCCCATACAACGTGTaattctgggaaaaaaaagtcgAATACAAACATGAGTTGAAGGACCATTTTCTTCAATCATCGTTAgcatccctccttcctctcagtTTACGTTTACTGACGGAGGAATTTTACTGACGGACCAGCCAAACCGGAAACATCCCGCCTTCCTTTTAAGGCAACAGTACACAATTCACCATAACGGACGCAGAAGCGTAATCTTCTTTTTACATTCGCTTTGATTTTTGATGTcatcttaaattttttttgacaattctATCCTTTATGCTATTGTATTACTCGATGGTGCGTGGATTCATGTTATCAGAAGAACGATTTGTGTTCTTCTTATAACAGGAATCCACATTTGGGCTAATACTGCGCTGATTCAATTAGTGGAAATTGTGGTTTCAATAAATTAATCACGGTCGTCTGCCACTTTACCAATAAAACTAATTTTGACATAAAAATCGAAAAAGTTAGttcgcccaacgtggggctcgaacccacgaccctgagattaagagtctcatgctctaccgactgagctagccgggcatTGACTGTGATGGATCCAAATCTATAGTTATACCATCCACATACAGAACCGCGGAACAGTTGACATAAATTTTCTCCACAGCGTAGCCGGTCTCATCACAGATAGTGTAAAGAGCTCTGACGTCATCCAGCTAAGGTTTGTCCGGACCGTGGACGTGTTCCAGGCATGTTCATCTGGGAGGAGACCCAGATACCCACGACCCTGGAGAGATTGAGCTTCCCTGCTCAAACTGCTGCCCCTTGGTCAGGATAAACAGCTGAAAAAGAACGAACGATGATTGAAGAttatttaaaagaacaaaacacttCGTCCCTGGGTGGGCTCGAACCACCAACCTTTCGGTTAACAGCCGAACGCGCTAACCGATTGCGCCACAGAGACTTGCACATTTCCCGGCCACCGTACATCAGAGTCTTGATAGTGACACACTTTCCGTATTTTCGTAACGTTTCACGTTACTCTCCCCTACTCATTCACCTGTCATACGCTCATTCACCAACTCAACAGGACGAGGAGAGCGGTTGCTATATTGAGCTGCTCGTGTTTCGAGGTGGAAACCCCAAACCAGGGTCACATTGGTGAACACACATTCACCATCCCCACAGCGTCAATATCTGTATGGTGAAATGTATATATTAGATACACCGGCTGTCCTTCATATCTGTCTCTGTGGCGCAATCGGTTAGCGCGTTCGGCTGTTAACCGAAAGGTTGGTGGTTCGAGCCCACCCAGGGACGGTGAGCTTTTGGTTTTCTATGAAAATTGTCAATAATGACTGCGTCCTCATCccttattttttgcattttggatACAAATACGTCGCAAAGGCAGATTTACTAGTCTTCACGGAATAATACAATTCCATTCAAAGAgttacagatagatagatagatagatagatagatagatagatagatagatagatagatagatagatagatagatagatagatagatagatagatagatagatagatagatagatagatagatagatagatagatagatagatagatactttattaatcccagaggaaattgcacatatccactgctcaggcattacatatgaataaatagtggataaaaagaaacactgacaccaaaggacataacacaagacatacactacactagcacacacatgtagcattaacagcaCACTGGTATTTAGTCCTATGTATGTTACGCTGCACACAGTTGTTTGtcaaattttgtgtttttcaatgtAGTGGATGTAGAATTGTAgaattgtgtgtctgtttttgtgaagTAGGTCTCATTGATGATGTTTTGATGTGTACTTGTATGTTGTGGTGTAATCTGTGGATTTATCTAA is from Antennarius striatus isolate MH-2024 chromosome 23, ASM4005453v1, whole genome shotgun sequence and encodes:
- the dnajc3b gene encoding dnaJ homolog subfamily C member 3b, yielding MISVMDSCRPTGLSGLLCSLSLLCVILDIQLDGVLGATHVEIEHHLEMGRKLLAAGQLAEALSHYHSAVEGDSKNYLTFYKRAAVFLAMGKSKSALPDLTKAIQLKPDFLAARMQRGNILLKQGNTQDAREDFEAVLHRSPENEEAQEQLMKTNELEELQEEARDAYHHGDYSATINFLERVIEISPWDPESRELRAECYIRMGDPQKAIQDLTPTTRLRNDNRAAFLKLSMLHYSLGEHHDSLNHIRECLRLDQDDKECFSHYKQVKKLSKQLDSAEELIKMERYEEAIDKYESVMKTEPNVLHYTNLAKERICYCLVKIKLAHEAIDVCSEAHQRDPRNVNILRDRAEAYILNQEYEKAVEDYQEAREFEDNQEIREGLERAQKLLKVSRKRDYYKILGVSRNANKQEIIKAYRKLAQQWHPDNFQSEAEKKDAEKKFIDIASAKEVLTDPEMRQKFDAGEDPLDPENQQGGGGREQAWPFHFDPFQSGGSFHFKFHHN
- the naa38 gene encoding N-alpha-acetyltransferase 38, NatC auxiliary subunit, encoding MLTMIEENGPSTHEPSEVSSSSQARLRLDGLLNKNMRIRMTDGRTLVGLFLCTDRDCNVILGSAQEFLKSTDTFSQGEPRVLGLAMIPGHHIVSIEVEADSLEDSQGFGANH